A single Nicotiana tabacum cultivar K326 chromosome 5, ASM71507v2, whole genome shotgun sequence DNA region contains:
- the LOC107805333 gene encoding uncharacterized protein LOC107805333 isoform X2: MERYGEDQRLEDEMIEESSDDCTSSSEDEGTDDYRRGGYHAVRIGDAFKGGRYIVQSKLGWGHFSTVWLAWDTLMSQFVALKVQKSAQHYTEAALDEITILKQIAEGDPDGNKSVVKLLDHFKHSGPNGQHVCMVFENLGDNLLTLIKYTGYKGLPIHKVKELCFHILVGLDYLHRQLSIIHTDLKPENILLCSMIDPSKDLRKSGAPLILPDNKDVKGHVTFNGNVNKNQKKKIRRKAKEAAQGFAGKKAVESSLNAKSNADFPIDQLVGLASVNRSSNADAATASGKEHVGSKRGSGSRRRKTLESVDLKCKLVDFGNACWTYKQFTDNIQTRQYRCPEVILGSKYSTSADLWSFACICFELATGDMLFDPHSGDNFDRDEDHLALMMELLGTMPRKIALGGRYSREFFNRHGDLRHIRRLRFWPLDKVLVEKYEFSEQDAKDLADFLIPILEFVPEKRPTAAQCLLHPWINAGPNSSKPRVPDVQSKVTDTGNSEKIKSVKERTEAMEVVMGNMAIN; the protein is encoded by the exons ATGGAGAGATACGGTGAGGATCAGAGGTTAGAGGATGAGATGATTGAAGAGAGTAGTGATGATTGTACTTCTTCTTCAGAAGATGAAGGCACAGATGATTACAGGCGAGGAGGTTATCATGCCGTTCGAATAGGCGATGCTTTCAAAGGCGGCCGCTATATCGTTCAGAGCAAGCTCGGTTGGGGCCATTTCTCCACTGTTTGGCTCGCTTGGGATACTCTCATGTCC CAATTTGTAGCATTGAAGGTGCAAAAGAGCGCACAGCACTACACGGAGGCAGCATTGGATGAAATAACAATTCTAAAGCAGATTGCAGAGGGTGATCCAGACGGGAATAAAAGTGTAGTGAAGTTACTGGATCATTTTAAGCACTCAGGTCCAAACGGCCAACATGTGTGTATggtttttgagaatttgggtgACAATCTCTTGACACTTATTAAATATACTGGTTACAAAGGACTTCCTATTCACAAGGTTAAAGAACTCTGTTTCCATATTCTAGTGGGTTTGGATTATTTACACCGACAGCTTTCTATCATACACACTGATTTGAAACCAGAGAACATTCTTCTCTGTTCCATGATTGATCCGTCTAAGGATCTGAGAAAATCAGGAGCCCCTCTTATTCTTCCTGACAATAAGGACGTGAAGGGTCATGTAACATTCAATGGGAATGTAAATAAGAACCAAAAGAAGAAGATCAGAAGAAAGGCCAAAGAAGCAGCTCAAGGTTTTGCAGGGAAGAAAGCTGTTGAGTCGTCTCTCAATGCAAAATCAAATGCAGATTTCCCAATTGATCAGCTTGTTGGTTTAGCTAGTGTTAATAGATCGTCTAATGCTGATGCTGCAACAGCTAGTGGGAAAGAACATGTGGGTTCCAAGAGAGGCAGTGGTTCTAGAAGGAGGAAGACATTGGAGTCTGTTGACCTAAAATGCAAATTGGTTGATTTTGGGAATGCTTGTTGGACATACAAACAGTTCACAGATAATATTCAGACGAGGCAGTATAGGTGTCCTGAAGTTATTCTTGGGTCAAAATATTCAACCTCAGCAGATCTTTGGTCCTTTGCTTGCATTTGTTTTGAGCTTGCCACTGGTGATATGTTGTTTGATCCTCACAGTGGTGACAACTTCGATAGAGATGAG GACCACCTAGCACTAATGATGGAGCTTCTCGGAACAATGCCCCGAAAA ATTGCCCTGGGTGGCCGTTATTCACGTGAGTTCTTCAATAGACATGGTGACTTGAGGCACATCAGACGGTTACGCTTTTGGCCCTTAGATAAGGTCCTCGTTGAGAAATACGAATTCAGCGAGCAAGATGCAAAGGATTTGGCTGATTTCCTGATCCCAATACTTGAATTTGTCCCAGAGAAACGGCCAACTGCAGCTCAGTGCCTTCTTCATCCATGGATAAACGCAGGTCCCAACAGTTCGAAACCTCGCGTGCCTGATGTACAGTCTAAAGTCACTGATACTGGAAACTCTGAGAAGATTAAGAGTGTGAAGGAAAGGACAGAGGCTATGGAGGTTGTAATGGGGAATATGGCTATTAACTAG
- the LOC107805335 gene encoding F-box protein PP2-A15, protein MGASLSNLTENGSADGRPGLGDIPESCVACVFMYLTPPEICNLARLNRAFRGAASSDAVWESKLPCNYHQLLDLLPRQNYEGLCKKDIFALLARSVPFDDGNKALWLDRISGRICMSISSKAMSITGMEDRRHWNWFPTQESRFHVVAYCQQVWWFELSGTVKFPFPPDIYTLTFRVHLGKIFKRLGRRACNFEHTHGWDLGPVRFELSTSDGQYAVSEFFLDDIGQDDANGNIKRGSWIEYKVGEFIVSSSDPVTEVRFSMKQIDCTHSKGGLCVDSVSITPSDLKVHTSKGV, encoded by the exons ATGGGCGCATCATTATCTAACCTGACGGAAAACGGGTCAGCCGACGGCAGACCAGGGCTAGGTGATATACCGGAAAGTTGCGTGGCGTGCGTTTTCATGTACCTAACGCCGCCGGAGATTTGTAACCTTGCTCGTCTCAATCGTGCTTTTCGTGGTGCTGCTTCTTCTGACGCTGTTTGGGAATCTAAACTTCCTTGTAATTACCACCAACTGCTCGACCTTTTGCCTCGGCAAAATTACGAGGGTCTCTGTAAGAAAGACATATTTGCGCTCCTCGCTCGTTCCGTCCCGTTTGATGATGGCAATAAGGCAT TATGGTTGGACAGAATAAGTGGAAGGATTTGCATGTCGATATCCTCGAAAGCGATGTCGATAACTGGTATGGAAGACAGGAGACACTGGAACTGGTTtcctacacaagaatcaag GTTCCATGTTGTGGCATATTGCCAGCAGGTATGGTGGTTTGAATTAAGCGGCACGGTGAAGTTTCCTTTTCCTCCTgatatatacacactaacattCAGAGTTCACCTTGGGAAAATTTTCAAAAGACTCGGCCGGCGTGCTTGCAACTTTGAGCATACTCATGGATGGGATTTGGGGCCAGTACGGTTTGAACTGTCTACTTCTGATGGGCAATATGCAGTTAGTGAGTTCTTTCTAGATGACATTGGGCAAGATGATGCAAATGGGAATATCAAGCGTGGGAGCTGGATTGAGTACAAGGTGGGTGAATTTATTGTCAGTTCGTCAGATCCGGTGACTGAAGTTAGATTTTCAATGAAACAGATTGACTGCACACATTCCAAAGGTGGGCTTTGTGTAGATTCTGTATCAATTACCCCCAGTGATCTGAAAGTCCATACAAGCAAAGGGGTTTGA
- the LOC107805336 gene encoding large ribosomal subunit protein eL24, which yields MVLKTELCRFSGGKIYPGRGIRFIRSDSQVFLFLNSKCKRYFHNRLKPSKLTWTAMYRKQHKKDIAQEAVKKRRRATKKPYSRSIVGATLEVIQKKRTERPEVRDAAREAALREIKERIKKTKDEKKAKKAEVTAKSQKAGGKGNLPKGGASKVPKLGGGGGKR from the exons ATGGTTCTCAA GACAGAACTCTGTCGTTTCAGTGGTGGCAAGATTTACCCTGGGAGGGGCATCAGATTTATTCGTTCAGATTCTCAG GTGTTCCTATTCCTCAATTCAAAATGCAAAAGATACTTCCACAACAGGCTGAAGCCATCAAAACTTACTTGGACAGCTATGTATAGGAAACAACACAAGAAG GATATTGCACAAGAAGCTGTCAAGAAGAGGCGACGTGCCACCAAGAAGCCTTACTCTAGGTCCATTGTGGGTGCAACCTTGGAGGTTATCCAGAAGAAAAGAACTGAAAGGCCAGAAGTTCGAGATGCTGCCAGGGAGGCTGCTCTTCG TGAAATTAAGGAAAGGATTAAGAAGACAAAGGATGAAAAGAAGGCTAAGAAAGCAGAGGTGACGGCCAAGTCCCAGAAAGCTGGAGGAAAGGGCAACCTCCCCAAAGGAGGTGCATCAAAAGTTCCTAAGCTTGGCGGTGGCGGAGGAAAACGTTAA
- the LOC107805332 gene encoding putative glycosyltransferase At5g03795, producing MDFTATSSSSSRVVWLISVSLILVSLYFGLQSSSTFPLVLSFGNFSQFLATNVSSKKESQLNNSQPIVKLQKKLSSLERLEAGLVRARAAIKQAQSKNQTFDDPEYVPTGPIYWNPIAFHRSYLEMEKHFKIYVYEEGEPPVFHYSASQGILGIEGILIHQLEISKFRTNDPEKAHVYFLPFSVLSIVSYVYVVDSREWGPMRNTAADYIDNISRKYPYWNRSLGSDHFMLACHDWGPRISLANPYLYKNSIRVLCNANTSERFNPSKDVSLPEIYLPQGTTDGLIGGPSPSHRSVLVFYAGGIHGYIRQVLMEHWGKNDDPDVQIHEYLPKNVSYYGMIRKSKYCICPSGWEVASPRMVEALYMGCVPILLKDHYVAPFSDVLNWKSFAVEMTSNDIPNLKKILNAIPQRQYIKMHKRGLQVRRHFEVNFPPRRYDVFHMILHSIWLRRLNIHVHDTKE from the exons ATGGATTTTACTGCAACTTCTTCTTCTAGTAGCAGAGTTGTGTGGTTAATTTCAGTTTCATTGATTTTAGTGTCTCTTTATTTTGGTTTACAAAGTTCAAGTACTTTCCCTTTAGTCCTTTCTTTTGGCAATTTTTCTCAGTTTTTAGCAACAAATGTTTCTTCCAAGAAAGAGAGCCAACTGAATAATTCACAACCAATTGTTAAATTACAAAAGAAGTTGAGCAGTTTAGAGAGACTTGAAGCTGGCCTTGTACGAGCAAGAGCTGCTATAAAACAAGCTCAGAGTAAAAATCAAACATTTGATGATCCTGAGTATGTTCCTACTGGTCCAATTTACTGGAATCCCATTGCCTTCCACAG GAGCTACTTGGAAATGGAAAAACATTTCAAGATATATGTATATGAGGAAGGTGAACCCCCTGTTTTTCACTATAGTGCTAGTCAAGGAATACTGGGAATTGAAGGAATTCTAATTCATCAGCTTGAGATTAGCAAGTTTAGGACTAATGATCCTGAAAAAGCTCATGTTTACTTCCTCCCCTTCAGTGTATTGTCAATAGTAAGCTATGTTTATGTTGTCGATTCTCGGGAATGGGGTCCTATGCGGAATACAGCAGCAGATTATATTGATAATATCTCAAGAAAATACCCTTATTGGAACAGAAGCCTTGGATCAGATCACTTTATGCTTGCTTGCCATGATTGG GGGCCTAGAATTTCGTTAGCTAATCCTTACTTGTACAAGAACTCAATAAGAGTTCTATGTAATGCAAACACATCTGAAAGATTCAATCCTTCAAAGGATGTATCGTTGCCAGAAATCTATCTCCCTCAAGGTACAACCGATGGTTTAATTGGAGGGCCGTCTCCATCACATCGTTCTGTTTTAGTTTTCTATGCCGGAGGTATTCATGGCTACATAAGGCAAGTGCTAATGGAGCATTGGGGAAAGAACGATGATCCTGACGTGCAAATACACGAGTACCTTCCGAAGAATGTGTCGTACTATGGCATGATTAGAAAGAGTAAGTATTGTATTTGCCCGAGTGGTTGGGAAGTGGCTAGTCCGAGAATGGTCGAGGCACTTTACATGGGTTGTGTTCCGATactcttaaaggatcattatgtcgCGCCCTTTAGTGATGTTTTGAACTGGAAAAGTTTTGCTGTTGAAATGACTTCGAACGATATACCTAATCTGAAGAAAATCTTGAATGCAATACCTCAGAGACAGTACATCAAAATGCACAAGAGAGGACTTCAAGTAAGGAGACATTTTGAGGTAAATTTTCCTCCTAGAAGATATGATGTTTttcatatgattcttcattccaTTTGGCTCAGACGGCTCAATATTCATGTTCATGACACTAAGGAATAA
- the LOC107805333 gene encoding uncharacterized protein LOC107805333 isoform X1 encodes MERYGEDQRLEDEMIEESSDDCTSSSEDEGTDDYRRGGYHAVRIGDAFKGGRYIVQSKLGWGHFSTVWLAWDTLMSQFVALKVQKSAQHYTEAALDEITILKQIAEGDPDGNKSVVKLLDHFKHSGPNGQHVCMVFENLGDNLLTLIKYTGYKGLPIHKVKELCFHILVGLDYLHRQLSIIHTDLKPENILLCSMIDPSKDLRKSGAPLILPDNKDVKGHVTFNGNVNKNQKKKIRRKAKEAAQGFAGKKAVESSLNAKSNADFPIDQLVGLASVNRSSNADAATASGKEHVGSKRGSGSRRRKTLESVDLKCKLVDFGNACWTYKQFTDNIQTRQYRCPEVILGSKYSTSADLWSFACICFELATGDMLFDPHSGDNFDRDEDHLALMMELLGTMPRKVRESTFNHFKVITLACSHFINMLCPFQIALGGRYSREFFNRHGDLRHIRRLRFWPLDKVLVEKYEFSEQDAKDLADFLIPILEFVPEKRPTAAQCLLHPWINAGPNSSKPRVPDVQSKVTDTGNSEKIKSVKERTEAMEVVMGNMAIN; translated from the exons ATGGAGAGATACGGTGAGGATCAGAGGTTAGAGGATGAGATGATTGAAGAGAGTAGTGATGATTGTACTTCTTCTTCAGAAGATGAAGGCACAGATGATTACAGGCGAGGAGGTTATCATGCCGTTCGAATAGGCGATGCTTTCAAAGGCGGCCGCTATATCGTTCAGAGCAAGCTCGGTTGGGGCCATTTCTCCACTGTTTGGCTCGCTTGGGATACTCTCATGTCC CAATTTGTAGCATTGAAGGTGCAAAAGAGCGCACAGCACTACACGGAGGCAGCATTGGATGAAATAACAATTCTAAAGCAGATTGCAGAGGGTGATCCAGACGGGAATAAAAGTGTAGTGAAGTTACTGGATCATTTTAAGCACTCAGGTCCAAACGGCCAACATGTGTGTATggtttttgagaatttgggtgACAATCTCTTGACACTTATTAAATATACTGGTTACAAAGGACTTCCTATTCACAAGGTTAAAGAACTCTGTTTCCATATTCTAGTGGGTTTGGATTATTTACACCGACAGCTTTCTATCATACACACTGATTTGAAACCAGAGAACATTCTTCTCTGTTCCATGATTGATCCGTCTAAGGATCTGAGAAAATCAGGAGCCCCTCTTATTCTTCCTGACAATAAGGACGTGAAGGGTCATGTAACATTCAATGGGAATGTAAATAAGAACCAAAAGAAGAAGATCAGAAGAAAGGCCAAAGAAGCAGCTCAAGGTTTTGCAGGGAAGAAAGCTGTTGAGTCGTCTCTCAATGCAAAATCAAATGCAGATTTCCCAATTGATCAGCTTGTTGGTTTAGCTAGTGTTAATAGATCGTCTAATGCTGATGCTGCAACAGCTAGTGGGAAAGAACATGTGGGTTCCAAGAGAGGCAGTGGTTCTAGAAGGAGGAAGACATTGGAGTCTGTTGACCTAAAATGCAAATTGGTTGATTTTGGGAATGCTTGTTGGACATACAAACAGTTCACAGATAATATTCAGACGAGGCAGTATAGGTGTCCTGAAGTTATTCTTGGGTCAAAATATTCAACCTCAGCAGATCTTTGGTCCTTTGCTTGCATTTGTTTTGAGCTTGCCACTGGTGATATGTTGTTTGATCCTCACAGTGGTGACAACTTCGATAGAGATGAG GACCACCTAGCACTAATGATGGAGCTTCTCGGAACAATGCCCCGAAAAGTAAGAGAAAGCACCTTTAACCACTTCAAAGTTATTACACTTGCGTGCAGTCATTTTATCAACATGTTATGTCCTTTCCAGATTGCCCTGGGTGGCCGTTATTCACGTGAGTTCTTCAATAGACATGGTGACTTGAGGCACATCAGACGGTTACGCTTTTGGCCCTTAGATAAGGTCCTCGTTGAGAAATACGAATTCAGCGAGCAAGATGCAAAGGATTTGGCTGATTTCCTGATCCCAATACTTGAATTTGTCCCAGAGAAACGGCCAACTGCAGCTCAGTGCCTTCTTCATCCATGGATAAACGCAGGTCCCAACAGTTCGAAACCTCGCGTGCCTGATGTACAGTCTAAAGTCACTGATACTGGAAACTCTGAGAAGATTAAGAGTGTGAAGGAAAGGACAGAGGCTATGGAGGTTGTAATGGGGAATATGGCTATTAACTAG